GGCCATGGCAGCTGCAACCACTGCAGTCACGCCGCTCGACATCCAGACCCTATCCTTCCCCGATGGCTCACGCGGCACTTTTTCGACGCCGGGCACCAGAGCCGTATCGACGCCCGTTCAGTCCCCTAATAGCGGACAGGCGACGCCCACAAAGACATTGGCCGACAGAGAAGACTCCATGAGCATCGCGAGCTTTTCGCCCACGCTACGGCCGCCCAATGACATTGCCAGCCTGCTGGTGGGAGAGTTCAATAAGAGAAGCCCTGCATGGAACCTGCTCAGGTCACAATCGGCAACCGTACCACCGTTTGAAACTCTGAGGATGGACGACGCGACCCGCAATCTAGCCGGCTTCGCGCAAGAGTTCGACGACCTACCCGATGGATCGGATGAAAGcgtcaaggacgaggaccgaGCCGCTATGTGGAAAGCAAAGTTAAAGCACTACATGATCCTCTCATCTGCCGGAAAGCCCATATATAGTCGGCATGGGGACCTAGGACTGATCAACTCGTCTATGGGCGTCATTCAGACACTCATATCTTTCTACGAAGGGGCTAAGAACCCGCTATCTGGCTTCACAGCCGGTAACACGAGATTCGTCATCACAACACAGGGGCCTTTATACTTCGTGGCCATCAGCCGGCTCGGAGAGAGTGACTCGCAACTGAGGGCACAGCTTGACGCCTTATACATGCAGATTTTATCGACACTCACATTACCGACACTGAAGAATATCTTCGTACACCGCCCATCCAGCGATCTCCGGAAACCGCTGGAGGGCACCGAGCCCCTGATTTCGTCTCTCGCCGACAATTTCACGAAgggctcgccgtcggcccTTCTCGGGGCTTTGGAATGCCTCAAGCTTCGCAAGTCCCAGCGGCATGCCATCAACAACGCCTTTCTCAAGCAGCGGACAGAAAAGCTCCTCTACGGCCTCATCGTagccggcggcaagctcgtcAGTGTCATCCGCCCGCGCCGACACTCCCTACACCCCAGCGACCTGCAAATCATATTCAATATGCTGTTCGAATCGGGCGGCATCAAagccggtggcggcgaaAACTGGATCCCCCTCTGCCTGCCCGCGTTCAACAACCGCGGCTACTTGTACATGTACGTCAGCTTCtttgatggcgtcgacggcgagcaggccACGGGACAGAACCCGCCGGCAGCAAACACCGACGAAGAGCTggccatcatcctcatcagcCCGGACAAGGAGTCATTCTTCGAGCTCAAACAAATgcgagacgccgtcgccgcttcTCTGGCGAAGTCTGGCCACCTCGCACTGATCCAGGGCGCCGCACGCGCCGGCCGGCCCAAGACGACGGACATTGCTCCGGGCGGCCAAATATCCCACTTCCTCTACAAGTCCCGTGCAAACGTCCAGTTCAGCATGTCGGCCCTTGAccccgtcttctccgcccTCATtgcccgccgtcgtctcaTGGGCCTCTACCATCAACTCCACGCTGCCGTCCACGCGAAACACTCCCACATGCGCGTCCTGCACTCTGTCTCCGAGGACGCGACCTCTCTTGCCTGGATCACCCCGATATTCGAGTTCTACTGCGTCGCCGGGCCTAACGTGTCTCGCGCCGTGCTGACCCAAGGGGCCAACAAGGTTATTCAGTGGGCCCGCCGCGAGGAGGAACGaatcttcatcatcggcggAGGAGTGTTTTGATTATGAAAAGGAAATGCTCGTTTCGAATCCGAGGTAACGGACGTCCTCCCATTCACTTGATCTATTACCCATTATACATTAGGACGGACTATCCGTCTCCATTGACGTCCTCTGAgtgtccccccctccctacAAAGTTTGGGTATCAATACaaaaaaggagaagggaaaaaaaaaaaagaagaaacaagaTCAAATTCGAAATCATCTCGTCCACCACGCCTCCGGCATCTCCGTGATAACCACCGCCTTCGCAACCGAGTCCGCCGTgaccccctcctcccccgaTGAGCCGAACATGaccccgccgtcctccttcgGCTCCCGTGCGTCCCCGCCCCCGTCCCTCTCCCACCCCAGGTCCTCGTTGACCTTTTGCCCGCACACGCCGCACCGCCTCCGGCTCTCCGCCTCGTCCCTGTCGTACAACTGACCCAGCagctcggccacctcggccgcgacgctctcgtcgccggcgcccctCGCCTCCTGCGTGCGTCCACTGTCCCGCGCCCACCCTCGCAGGTCCAGACAAATGTCCTCGCCGCAGATGTCGCACAcggccctcttcttccccttgtcctccttgcgCCAGCGGGCCGGCGTCTTGGCCAGCTTCACCACGGTCCGGGCCAGGGCCTGGACCCGTCTCCGCTGCCCCTTCTTCTGCGAACACCCGCCGTCGTAGTGGCGCCACTCGTGCGAGAGACGCCCGTCGTtggcgtcatcgtcgcgaGCCGCCTGCGACTCCTGCTGCGCCGCGATGATGGGTGAGAAGTACAGAGCGGCCGAGGCAGCTTCTTTAGCGGCATCCCTCGCCACTTCGGGCAAGCAGAGCTGCTGGCACAGCTCAGCGGGCGTCCTGCTCACCGTCTCGACTcgcacgtcgtcgaggtcctcgacaaAGCGGCTGCGTCGGGGTGTCGTGGTGCTCGGCTTTTCTGCAGGCTGCGAtacggccgtcgacgacaggATCTCTgccgcgtcgtcctcgacatcgtccttgCCTCCGTCattgtcctcgtcgttgttATCAGGGAGACCCTCCTCTGCCGAGCGgcttctctccccctcttcgTCTACGTCGAGCACCCGCTTCCGGACCGTCACGACGGTCCTCTTACACGACGACACTGacgacaccgacaccgacgagGACCCCGACGTGGACTCTTCGACGCCCGTCATGACGCTGTCTTTTCGTACTCTCAGGTCCCCGTCGTCCTTCTCCGTCGTGGTCGTTAACTTGCCGTCCGGGCCCTTCTGCTTGCCCTTCTCA
The DNA window shown above is from Colletotrichum destructivum chromosome 2, complete sequence and carries:
- a CDS encoding Putative vacuolar fusion protein Mon1, translated to MGEDHDNSPGEGQPPPLPPRPSIESSASIDARMAMAAATTAVTPLDIQTLSFPDGSRGTFSTPGTRAVSTPVQSPNSGQATPTKTLADREDSMSIASFSPTLRPPNDIASLLVGEFNKRSPAWNLLRSQSATVPPFETLRMDDATRNLAGFAQEFDDLPDGSDESVKDEDRAAMWKAKLKHYMILSSAGKPIYSRHGDLGLINSSMGVIQTLISFYEGAKNPLSGFTAGNTRFVITTQGPLYFVAISRLGESDSQLRAQLDALYMQILSTLTLPTLKNIFVHRPSSDLRKPLEGTEPLISSLADNFTKGSPSALLGALECLKLRKSQRHAINNAFLKQRTEKLLYGLIVAGGKLVSVIRPRRHSLHPSDLQIIFNMLFESGGIKAGGGENWIPLCLPAFNNRGYLYMYVSFFDGVDGEQATGQNPPAANTDEELAIILISPDKESFFELKQMRDAVAASLAKSGHLALIQGAARAGRPKTTDIAPGGQISHFLYKSRANVQFSMSALDPVFSALIARRRLMGLYHQLHAAVHAKHSHMRVLHSVSEDATSLAWITPIFEFYCVAGPNVSRAVLTQGANKVIQWARREEERIFIIGGGVF